In the genome of Bremerella sp. P1, the window ACAACCATCACATCAGCGAGGCGATCTTTAAGTGCGCCGCGCGAAGCTTACGGATGGCTGTCGAACTCGACCCACGTTCCCCAGGCGTGCCAAGCACCAAGGGAACGTTGAACTCGTAGGCGTCAACTAAGTTCCCTTAGCCATCGCCTCTTTCATCATGGGTGATTCCCAAGCAGGAAGCGACTTCACTTCTGCCAGGGCAGCGTCATTAACCTGGACACCCCACTCGGTAAAGTAAGGCCCCAAGTTGCGATTGGTCGCATGGGACATGCGGATCAGGAAATCGCTGGCCCGGTCGACATCCGACTTGGGATGTTGGTCGAGCGGTAGTTCACGGTACTCGCGAAAGACCTGCTTGAACGGTTCCCAGCCAAACTCATACGAAAGCATCGTGTAGAAAGCCAGACGTTCGAACAGGGCTCCGTTGACCGTCATCCAGTTCCGCTCTTCAATCGGGCGGCTCAAGTACCGCCGAGCATTCTCGACCACGGTCTCGCGTGTCGCACGATCGTGAGTACGTCCATTCACTTTCTCCAGCGCGTATGCAGCAAAGATGTTGACGGTCACTTCGCCGGTGCGTTGATAGGTCCAGGCACGATGCTGGTGCAGATGCCCCAACTCGTGAGCATGGCCCCACTCAGGCTCACCGCGGACAATCGCTTCGGCCCAGCCGTGCGGAGCATTGATCGGATAGCCGGCAAAGGCCGCGCCCCAGTTCACGTGGGCATCGATCAAGAAGCGATGCGGAAACGGCTTCGTCTTCGGTCGGCCTGACAGTTCGCTCATGGCGTCGATCAGTGCGTCCCATTTCTCCATTGCCAGGTCTGGCGTATCGAGTCGGCGGACAAACTTCGATGGCAACGTGAAGATCACCTTATCACTACCAATCTCGGCATAGGGTGCCGGATAGCTGCGGATGGTGGCTCGCCACTCTTGGACGTTCGTTTCGCCATGCACATAACGCGGAGCCTGGACTACGTTGGAAAAACGTAGCTGAACCATCTTCTTGGCTGGTGGATCATAGTGGTCGACCAGGTCGTAGATATCACTATTCTTAGCCAGAAACGTCTTGGCCTTCGGAGTCGGCAATTCGACGTACAGCAAGCCACCGAAGGAACAAGCGACCTCGGTCGTTCGCTTCTTCAACTCGTAAACGCGATCGATCTTCGGAAAACGATTCAGTCGCGAGTGGCGTGGAATGTCGATCGTGGTGCTATTGGCACCGATCCGCAGCTTCCAACCGGCGTCGACATACTCTTCCGGAATCATCACATGCACGACTTCCCCTGGCGGAGCGTAAAGCCCGGTACTCTGCCAGCGATACGAGTTCGCATCGATCTCGCAAAACTGAACCTCAGGCTTGATCGCCCGATGGATGGTGCCGGGGAACTTATCGGCCGAAGGATGCTTCTTCAATTGATCGGGCGGAAGCACACTGCCTGCCAGTTCGGCTTCGACGATCATT includes:
- a CDS encoding M60 family metallopeptidase, whose translation is MGLVRVLSGLLLGLWMTTVCLAASDAELQKAAQGEKLTEDEFVSVKKAVIKEARSGFRSTGAMQQLIGKLKEVPAVEIGPEKENRFQVLEHPLVALRMIVEAELAGSVLPPDQLKKHPSADKFPGTIHRAIKPEVQFCEIDANSYRWQSTGLYAPPGEVVHVMIPEEYVDAGWKLRIGANSTTIDIPRHSRLNRFPKIDRVYELKKRTTEVACSFGGLLYVELPTPKAKTFLAKNSDIYDLVDHYDPPAKKMVQLRFSNVVQAPRYVHGETNVQEWRATIRSYPAPYAEIGSDKVIFTLPSKFVRRLDTPDLAMEKWDALIDAMSELSGRPKTKPFPHRFLIDAHVNWGAAFAGYPINAPHGWAEAIVRGEPEWGHAHELGHLHQHRAWTYQRTGEVTVNIFAAYALEKVNGRTHDRATRETVVENARRYLSRPIEERNWMTVNGALFERLAFYTMLSYEFGWEPFKQVFREYRELPLDQHPKSDVDRASDFLIRMSHATNRNLGPYFTEWGVQVNDAALAEVKSLPAWESPMMKEAMAKGT